One stretch of Filifactor alocis ATCC 35896 DNA includes these proteins:
- the arcA gene encoding arginine deiminase has protein sequence MSGNCFPYSLENIHIRERIVVVMTNRRNLQVYSEIGRLRTVLLHRPGREIENVTPDLLERLLFDDIPFLEIAQQEHDAFAQILRDNGVEVLYLEELAAESLTTDELKHQFVDEFIEEANVEGDKTKALVREMLLGIDTNLNMVIKMMEGIEKAELPAFEKTTLSDMVDSEYPFVIDPMPNLYFTRDPFATIGSGISLNHMRTVTRNRETIFAKYIFLYHPRFKDQEIPRWYDRTEKTAIEGGDELILSKDVLAIGISERTDAASIEKLAKKVFDTNESFKKILALHIPNKRAFMHLDTVFTMVDYDKFTIHPEIEGPLTVYSLTKGENGTIKIEKESKELEQVLAEALGLEKVTLLRCGGGNPIAGAREQWNDGANTLAIAPGEVVVYARNHVTNKLLQEAGIKLHIMPSSELSRGRGGPRCMSMPLWREEI, from the coding sequence GTGTCCGGAAATTGTTTTCCGTACTCTCTTGAAAACATTCATATAAGAGAAAGGATTGTGGTTGTGATGACAAACAGGCGTAACTTGCAAGTTTATTCTGAAATCGGTAGGTTGAGGACGGTTCTGCTACATAGACCGGGAAGGGAGATTGAGAATGTCACTCCGGATTTATTGGAGAGACTGTTGTTTGATGATATTCCGTTCTTGGAAATCGCACAACAGGAACACGATGCATTTGCACAGATACTAAGAGACAATGGCGTGGAAGTGTTGTATTTAGAAGAATTAGCTGCAGAATCATTGACAACGGATGAACTCAAACATCAATTCGTCGATGAATTCATTGAAGAGGCAAATGTTGAGGGAGACAAAACCAAAGCGTTGGTAAGAGAAATGCTTTTGGGAATCGACACCAATTTGAATATGGTTATCAAAATGATGGAAGGAATCGAAAAAGCGGAATTGCCTGCATTTGAAAAAACGACATTGAGCGATATGGTAGATTCCGAGTATCCGTTTGTGATAGACCCTATGCCAAACTTATACTTTACAAGAGACCCGTTTGCTACTATCGGAAGCGGGATTTCTTTGAACCACATGAGAACTGTTACAAGAAACCGAGAAACCATTTTTGCAAAATATATTTTCTTATATCACCCAAGATTCAAAGACCAAGAGATACCGAGATGGTATGACAGAACAGAAAAAACTGCAATTGAAGGAGGAGATGAGCTTATTTTATCCAAAGATGTGCTGGCAATCGGAATTTCCGAGAGAACAGATGCCGCATCTATTGAAAAATTAGCAAAAAAAGTTTTTGATACAAACGAAAGTTTCAAAAAAATCCTTGCATTGCATATTCCGAACAAAAGAGCATTTATGCATTTGGATACCGTGTTTACTATGGTAGATTATGATAAATTCACAATCCATCCGGAAATTGAAGGACCTCTTACCGTATATTCCTTAACGAAGGGAGAAAACGGAACGATTAAAATAGAAAAAGAAAGCAAAGAGTTGGAACAAGTACTTGCTGAAGCATTGGGACTTGAAAAAGTTACTTTACTGCGTTGCGGTGGAGGCAATCCGATTGCAGGAGCAAGAGAGCAGTGGAATGACGGCGCAAATACTTTGGCGATTGCACCGGGAGAAGTGGTGGTATATGCCAGAAACCATGTGACAAACAAATTGTTACAAGAAGCCGGAATCAAACTTCACATTATGCCGTCCAGCGAATTATCCAGAGGTCGAGGCGGTCCAAGATGTATGTCCATGCCGTTGTGGAGAGAAGAAATTTAA
- the glpX gene encoding class II fructose-bisphosphatase, with protein MDRNIALELVRITETAALASANYMGRGDKNAADGAAVEGMRVCFESVDVRGEIVIGEGELDEAPMLYIGERVGSGYGPMVDIAVDPIDGTNLIAKGLPNAISVIAMTEHGKMLKAPDTYMDKIIVGPKAKGVINLDAPVSENLKKVAAAIDKPLSDLTLTILDRPRHEAIIKEARETGVRIKMFNEGDVAAGIATCFPDTGVDILLGAGGAPEGVITAAAVRTLGGDMQGRLRPMSPEEIERCHQMGFKTDEEIGRLLNLDDLVSGKDILFAATAITDGDLLNGITFLSNRRVKTHSVVMRSSTGTIRFVEAMHNLDQKEILKRFNL; from the coding sequence ATGGATAGAAATATTGCTTTAGAATTGGTAAGAATTACAGAAACAGCGGCATTAGCGTCCGCAAATTATATGGGTCGCGGAGATAAAAATGCAGCGGACGGTGCGGCGGTAGAAGGAATGCGTGTTTGTTTTGAGAGTGTGGATGTGCGTGGTGAAATTGTGATTGGAGAAGGAGAATTGGACGAAGCGCCTATGCTTTATATCGGAGAACGCGTAGGAAGCGGATATGGACCGATGGTTGATATTGCGGTAGATCCGATTGATGGAACGAATTTGATTGCAAAAGGTCTTCCGAATGCAATTTCTGTTATTGCAATGACAGAGCATGGAAAAATGTTAAAAGCTCCGGATACATACATGGATAAAATTATTGTAGGTCCAAAAGCAAAGGGTGTTATCAATTTGGATGCACCGGTGTCTGAAAATTTGAAAAAAGTTGCTGCAGCAATTGACAAACCGCTCTCGGATTTGACATTGACTATCTTGGATCGTCCGCGCCATGAAGCAATCATCAAAGAAGCAAGAGAAACAGGTGTGCGTATCAAGATGTTCAATGAAGGTGATGTTGCTGCCGGAATTGCAACTTGTTTTCCGGATACGGGAGTGGATATTTTGCTTGGAGCAGGCGGGGCACCCGAAGGTGTTATCACAGCGGCGGCAGTTAGAACGCTTGGAGGAGATATGCAAGGAAGACTTCGTCCGATGAGTCCGGAAGAAATCGAGCGCTGTCATCAAATGGGATTCAAAACAGATGAAGAGATTGGAAGATTATTAAATTTGGATGACCTTGTTTCAGGAAAAGATATCCTGTTTGCCGCAACGGCAATTACAGACGGAGACTTGTTAAACGGGATAACATTTTTGTCTAACAGAAGGGTAAAAACACATTCTGTTGTGATGAGATCCAGCACAGGTACCATTCGTTTTGTGGAAGCAATGCATAATTTGGATCAAAAAGAAATTTTGAAACGATTCAATTTATAG